The window ATGACAGTAGACGAAGCCAACCAAGCCAACACTGTCGGAAGTTCGTGGCGGCGGGTGGTGAGCCTGCTGGAAAACGACCACCGCGTATCACCCCGGCAGCGCGGCTTCGTCATCCTGGCCCAGGCACAGGGCCTCATCGGTTCCACTCTGTTAGTGGCTGTCCCGAATGAGCTCACACGCGAAGTGCTGCAGACGCAGGTGAAGGAAGCCCTCGACGACGCCCTCCGCAACGTTTTCTCCGACGAAATCCGGTGCGCAATTGACGTCGACACCGATCTGGTGCCACTGCACACGGAGCCGGAACCCGCCGTCGAGCTGTCCCTCGTGGCCGATCCTTCCGTGGAACTGAAACCACAGCCGATGCTCCCGAGCACCTCCCACGAATTTGGCCGCCTCAATCCGAAGTATGTTTTTGACACGTTCGTGATCGGATCTTCCAACCGTTTCGCCCACGCCGCGGCCGTCGCGGTCGCCGAAGCGCCGGCCAAGGCTTACAACCCGCTCTTCATCTACGGTGACTCGGGGCTGGGCAAGACCCATCTACTGCATGCGATCGGCCACTACGCCCGCAGGCTCTACAGCGGCATCCGGGTCCGCTACGTGAATTCCGAGGAATTTACCAATGACTTCATCAACTCCATCCGTGATGATGAGGGCACCAGCTTCAAGACCACCTACCGCAACGTAGATGTCCTGCTGATCGATGACATCCAGTTTCTGGCCGGCAAGGACCGGACGCTGGAGGAGTTCTTCCACACTTTCAACGCCCTGCACAACAACAACAAGCAGGTGGTCATCACCTCCGACCAGCCGCCCAAGTTACTTGCGGGCTTTGAGGACCGGATGAAGTCGCGGTTCGAATGGGGCCTGCTGACGGACATCCAACCGCCGGAGCTGGAAACCCGGATCGCAATCCTCCGGAAAAAGGCACTCAGTGAAGGCCTCTCAGCGCCCGATGATGCCCTTGAGTACATTGCGTCGAAGATCTCGAGCAACATCCGTGAACTCGAGGGGGCGCTGATCCGCGTCACGGCCTTCGCCAGCCTCAACCGCCAGCCGGTGGACGTGGCCCTCGCCGAAATGGTGCTGAAGGATCTGATCACTGATGACGGAGCCCAGGAAATCACCTCGGCGCAGATCCTCACGCAAACGGCCGACTACTTCAAGCTCAGCATGGAAGAGCTCTGCAGCAAGTCACGGACCAGGACCCTCGTGACCGCGCGGCAGATCGCCATGTACCTGTGCCGCGAACTTACCGACATGTCCCTCCCCAAGATCGGCCAGGAGCTGGGCGGCC is drawn from Micrococcaceae bacterium Sec5.8 and contains these coding sequences:
- the dnaA gene encoding chromosomal replication initiator protein DnaA, which encodes MTVDEANQANTVGSSWRRVVSLLENDHRVSPRQRGFVILAQAQGLIGSTLLVAVPNELTREVLQTQVKEALDDALRNVFSDEIRCAIDVDTDLVPLHTEPEPAVELSLVADPSVELKPQPMLPSTSHEFGRLNPKYVFDTFVIGSSNRFAHAAAVAVAEAPAKAYNPLFIYGDSGLGKTHLLHAIGHYARRLYSGIRVRYVNSEEFTNDFINSIRDDEGTSFKTTYRNVDVLLIDDIQFLAGKDRTLEEFFHTFNALHNNNKQVVITSDQPPKLLAGFEDRMKSRFEWGLLTDIQPPELETRIAILRKKALSEGLSAPDDALEYIASKISSNIRELEGALIRVTAFASLNRQPVDVALAEMVLKDLITDDGAQEITSAQILTQTADYFKLSMEELCSKSRTRTLVTARQIAMYLCRELTDMSLPKIGQELGGRDHTTVIHADRKIRELMAERRVIYNQVTELTNRIKQQQRNS